The following are from one region of the Bradyrhizobium sediminis genome:
- a CDS encoding outer membrane protein, with protein MRASTFKAIATAAFAAVAAIPAASAADLAPRYTKAPPVVVAVYDWTGFYIGGNLGYSWGRERTDGTQSGTQNVSVFRTAGPVLESSVTTALSAPLTGRANMDGFIGGGQIGYNWQRSRWLFGLEADFQGSDERATAGVCTIAGCPLGSAVFTANYKLDWFGTVRGRAGFLATDRVLLYATGGLAYGHLSADDPLVSFGWGSTRAGWTVGAGVEAAINSNWSVKLEYLYMDLGDFGGNSASATVVTNALNTPTQGFNTVTTTTLASAVNTRFTDNIVRVGVNYRFGGPVVAKY; from the coding sequence ATGCGCGCTTCGACATTCAAGGCAATCGCGACCGCGGCCTTCGCCGCGGTGGCAGCAATTCCGGCAGCGTCCGCGGCGGATCTCGCTCCGCGCTACACCAAGGCGCCGCCCGTGGTCGTGGCCGTCTATGATTGGACCGGCTTCTATATTGGCGGAAACCTTGGCTACAGCTGGGGTCGCGAGCGAACCGATGGAACGCAGTCGGGTACTCAGAATGTCAGCGTTTTCCGCACGGCGGGACCAGTCTTGGAGTCCTCCGTTACCACGGCTCTTTCGGCGCCTTTGACCGGGCGGGCCAATATGGACGGATTCATTGGCGGCGGACAGATCGGATATAACTGGCAGCGCAGCAGATGGCTATTCGGCCTGGAGGCGGATTTCCAGGGCAGCGACGAACGCGCGACGGCCGGTGTCTGTACGATTGCCGGCTGCCCGCTGGGATCGGCGGTTTTCACGGCAAACTACAAGCTCGACTGGTTCGGCACCGTACGTGGTCGGGCTGGCTTTCTTGCGACGGATCGCGTGCTGCTTTACGCCACGGGGGGTCTCGCTTACGGTCATCTCTCGGCGGATGATCCGTTGGTGTCGTTTGGTTGGGGCTCGACCCGCGCCGGCTGGACGGTGGGTGCAGGCGTAGAGGCTGCGATCAACAGCAACTGGTCGGTCAAGCTCGAATACCTGTACATGGATCTTGGCGACTTTGGCGGCAATTCTGCATCGGCAACCGTCGTGACGAACGCTTTGAACACGCCGACACAAGGCTTCAATACGGTCACGACGACGACCCTCGCATCGGCTGTCAATACCCGATTCACTGACAACATCGTTCGCGTCGGCGTCAATTATCGTTTCGGCGGTCCGGTGGTCGCGAAGTATTGA